A window of Kocuria sp. TGY1127_2 genomic DNA:
TCCCTGGCATGCCGGTCGACTACGCTTCGGATGAGACCTTGCTCGACGCTGCTCGCTCGGTCACTGCTCGCAAAGGCACACACCACGTGGGACAGATGCTCGCGGGAGGTTCCTTCGTCACCGAATCGAACGTCAAGGATGCACGCGAAGCTTTTCCTCACGCCATTTCGACCGATATGGAAACCACCGCGATCGCTCAGGTTTGCTCGAGTCACGGAATCCGGTTCTTGTCCGTCAGGGGCATCTCGGATCTTTGCGGCCCGTCGGCCGACCAAGACTTTCACATGGCCGTGGAGATTGTGGCACAGAGGTCGGCGGAGGCCGTCCTGGCCGTGATCCGTACGACCCACGCTCCGGACGCGTAAACTCGCGTCAGGAGACGACCACTGAATTTCAGGAGACCCTAATGCTTACTCACAACCTGCGCGATGGCCATGAGATCCCGGCCGTCGGTTTCGGGACCTACCCCATGTCCAATGCCGAGGCGGAGGCCAATGTCGCCGAGGCCATTATGCGCGGTCACCGCTTGATCGACACGGCCGCCCAATACGGAAACGAAGAAGGCGTAGGGCGAGGAATCCACAATTCCGGCGTCGACCGGGAAGAAATTTTCGTGACGACCAAGCTCGCGGGCAAGGACCACGGATACGAGCCGACCATCGCCGCTGCCAAGGAGTCCCTCCGGAAGATGGGTCTGGACTACCTGGACCTTTACTTGATTCATTGGCCCAACCCCAAGGTGAATCTCTACGTCGAATCGTGGAAAGCCTTGATCGCGCTCAAGGACGAAGGACTCGTCCGGTCGATCGGCACCTCCAATTTCCTGCCTGAGCACATCGACCGTCTCGGCGAGGAGACCAGCGAACTTCCGGTGGTCAACCAGATCGAGCTCCAGGTTCGACAGCAGCAGGAAAAGCTCCGTGCATATCACGAGAAGAATAAGATCGTGACTCAAGCGTGGTCACCGCTGGGACGCATGCAAGGCCTCGAGGACACCCCCGAACTGGGCGATATTGCCGACACCATCGGCGTGACCCCGGCCCAGGTCGTTCTTCGATGGATGGTCCAGAACAAAATCGTCCCGATTCCGAAGACCTCGACACCCGAGCGGATGGAAGAGAACCTCAACGTCTTCGAATGGGATCTCAGCCCTGAGCAGATGGACGTCATCAAGCGTCTCCACACGGGGATCGCATTCAAGGGGTACGACCCCCGCACCCACGAAGAGTTCTAGACACCGCATATACAGAAGCCCCCGCGAGGAATGTCCTCGCGGGGGCTTCTGTATATGCGGGTGATTGTCCTTCAGGCTTCGTCGGAGCCCAGCACGCGCCAAGCGTCGTCGACGTCCTTCGACATCTGACGGATCAACGCGTCCATGCCTTCATAGGCGACCATTGGCCTCAAATGCGCCACGAATTCCAGCAGCACATGTTGGCCGTACAAGTCGAAATCCTCGACCTCTTCGTGCGGCCGCCCCATCACGTGCGCTTCGACCTGCCGTGATACTCCTTCGAAGGTCGGATTCGACCCCACGGAAATAGCCACCGGCCACCGCATTCCGGCCTCATCATGGAGCCAGCCGGCATACACACCGTCGGCAGGGATCAATCCATCGGATACTGGAGACATATTCGCCGTGGGAAAGCCTAGTTCCCGTCCCCGAGCAGCACCATGGATCACTTCGCCGCGCATCCGGTGATAGCGGCCCAACAACTGGGTTGCGGCCTCAACGTCCCCGGCCGCGAGGAGTTCACGAATCCAGGTCGAAGAACACCGCCGATGCGGGTCTTCGTCATGCAGGTCGTTCAGGTCGTTGTCGGTCGAGAGGTCCTCGACCACGACGACCTCAAAGTCGTACTTGCCCCCCAGTTCCTGCATTGTGGTCAGATCGCCTGAATTGTCGCGGCCGAACCGGACGTCCGCCCCGATCACGACTTTCTTGGCGCGGAGACCTTCGACGAAGGTTTCCCGGATGAAATCCTCGGGCGTCTCGCGCGCAAATTCGAGGGAATACGGCAGCAGAACCAGGGCGTCCAGCCCAAGTTCTTTGAGAAGGTCCAGGCTGTCTTGCAGGCCCATGATGGGTAGGTGTGGGACGTCCGGTCGGTGCACCAAAGCAGGATGGGGATCGAAGGAAATCGCAACGGCTTGCAGCCCCGCGGAATGGGCTTCCGAAACGACCGTCTTGATGACGCGTGCATGGCCACGATGGACTCCGTCGAAATTTCCGATGGTCACCGCCGTGGGGCCGAATTCCTCCGGGATCTCGTCCAGGCTCCTGAAACAGTCCACGAATCTCCTCATGCCAGACCGCGGCTCGGTTCTCGAGCCGCGGCCATCAGTCTAGTCCTTGTGCGGTCGCACTGCCGTTCCCGAGGGGGCAGTTATGAACGCTTTTTACCGCGTTTGTTCCGGGGTGCGGCCTGCGGGGCACCCTGAGACATTTCGGTACGAATACGATTGGCCTTGCTGATCCAGGCGTGCCAGACCAGCAGGCAGGGCGGGATCACGAGGTCGAGCACCATGACCACGATCATTACGGCATGGGGAAGTCCGAAAATCGCCCACGAGAAGATTCGGCCTATTCCGCCGAGGAAGATCATGAGGCAGACGAACCACAGGACGTTGGCCCATTTGAACTTGACGGCAATCGCGACGAACGCTGCTCCCACGCCGCACAGAACCGCTGCGAGGGCTCCGTACGACGAGGCCACGGTGGCGCTGGAGTCCTCCGTCTCACCAGGCAATGAAGCCGTTCCGGCGAAGATCTGCCATACGCCGTATGCAATGATCACCAAACCATAGAGTGCAACGACGGCCCGGAAGATTCCCCAGTCCTGCTGTTTGCCGGGCTTGGACGACGTCTTGGCCGGCCCTGGGGTGCTGGATGTCTTCTTCCGGGTCTGTTCAGCACGAGGCTGGCGAGGTTGCTGCCTCGTCCGAGGTTCGGATGCCTCGGTCCGTCCCGGTCCTGCAGTCGAGGACGGCTCGGCGCTATCTCGCGACGTTCCGGTCGGACCGGTCGACTCCGATTCCGGGCTGTTTTCCCACGGGCCCCTGGGGTGGCCGTTCTGCTCGTTGTTGTTCTCCGGGCTGGACGGATGAGTCACGATTGGCTCCTTTCACGGAGTATCAGATCTGTCTTGCACCACTTTATGGCCGATGGGGCCGGTCATGGTCTACTTCGCGCGTTCAACGCCTCGGCCGGGTCGGTTTCGATACAGCCACAGGAGCCCGATAATAGGCAAGACCAAAGGCACATAGCCGTACCCGGAGCCGAAATGCGACCACACGGATGCCAACGGGAACAGATCCGGTCGAAGGTAGGAGAAGATTCCGACGGCGATCACGCCGCACAGCTCGATGGCAATGGCCCACACGGCCGCCCAGTACGCTCCCAGACCTTTGCGCGCCAAGGAAATGGTCGCGTAGATGTAGATCGCGGCGGCGACTCCGGAAAGGACGAAGGAGACGGGCGCCTCATCGAATTTGGCGATGATTTGGTAGAGCGCACGGGCCCCGGCCGACAGGGAGAATATCGCGTACACGGCCACCAGGAGCATTCCAGGGCCTTTGGATTTCGCGGCAGGGCCCCGGGTCTGATGTGCGGCGTTCGCCTCGACGTCGTTCATGTCAGTCATGACCTCTCTGATGGGTCTCTCGGGATGGGACTCAGTAGTAATACCACAGTACGTTCATGCGTTGGACCATCACGAGGATGATCGGTCCGGCAACGGCCAACATCAGCGTTGACCACCGGGTCCTTTCGGTCAGCGACCACACGAAAGTCCCTGCGGGAATCAGCATTGCGGTCAGCAGATAACCGTAATACTCCCAGGCATCACCCGAGGGCCCATCGGTCACTATTTGCATCACAATCGAGCCGATCAGATACACCACGAGGAAAGCCTCGAGGACCAGGACGGAGCCCTGTGAGAAGTCGTCCGGAACCTTGCCGCGGAGGAACTGCACCAAGCAGACCAGCGCCGACAAGAGGCCCAGGACCAGAGCGATCCAGAACCACAGATCATAACCCGCGATCATGAATCAGCCGTCCTTTCCGCTTCGACCGGAAAAGTCGTGCCCGATCGAAACACGAGGTGCGGAACCGCGACATCGAGCCCTCGGCGGCACTGGTTCTGGGCCAGCGCAACCAAGGTCCCGTCCGGGGCGAAACCCGCGGCCAATTCGCATGCCGGAACGATGTCGTTGGCTCGCTTCCCACTGGCCTCGGAGGCACCTGCCTCGGTCTGAGCGTTTGGGGGGATCCACCGGCCGTTCGAGAGCGAGGTTGCCTCGTCATTGTTCAGATTCCGGCGCACAAAGATTCTCTCCGCCGCACGTTCGACCGAAAGCATAGGGATGGTACGGCCTTCGTCCCTCGCCTGGGCCAGCTCTTCAAGCGTCGAGGAGTCGTCTATAGATACCTCGCCGATATTCAATCGGTTCAGGCGCGTCAGATGGCCTCCCACACCGAGCCGTGCACCCATGTCGCGGGCCAACGCCCGAATATAGGTGCCGGAGGAACACGAAACCGTGACGTCGACGTCGACCACGGATGTCTCCCTCGAGCCCTCGCATGTGGCCGTGACGCGCCGAATGTCATGGACGTCGAAGGAATCAATCGTAACCGGACGGGCCTCGAGCTCGACGTCCTGCCCCGACCGGACCCTGGCATACGACCTGACTCCGCCGACCTTGATCGCGGATACCGACGACGGAACCTGCAGGATCCGGCCCGTCAGTTCGGTGACCGCGGCGTTGATCGCGGATTCTTCGAGGGAGTCCACAGTGGCGGGGTCAGCGGTGATGCTCACCTCGCCCTCGGAATCGTCGGTCACGGTCCCCTGCCCCAGTCGGATCGTCGCACTGTAGGTCTTGGACTCGCCGCTGACCCAGGTGAGCAATTTGGTGGCCTTGTTGACGCCCAGAATGAGTACGCCGGTGGCCATCGGGTCCAAAGTCCCAGCGTGACCGACACGCCGCGTACCGATTATCTTCCGCATTCGGGCGACGACGTCGTGGCTGGTCAGGCCTGCTGGTTTGTCGACGACGACGAGGCCCGAGGGAACGTCATCGTGGCGGTCGCGATGCCGTGCCACCTACTCGGTATCCTCCGGTGCCTCGCGGACCTCGTTGGCCCCTGAATCGGGATCGCTGCTGGAGCCGTCTCCGAAGTCTTCCTCGACCGGATCGTAGGCGGTTCGAAGGTTGTCGCTGTCCCCGCGGGCAGCGTCCATGTGGGGCGTCGCGACGGCGTCGTCCGTGCCCTGTGCTTCCGTCTCTTCGTCCTCGCGTCGGTATGGATCGGCATCACCGGCGAAAGCTTTTCCTTCGGCGGCCTCGGCCAGTTCGGCGTCGCGGGCACGGGCCTGCCTCAAAATTTCCTCGAGGTGGCTCGCATTCACGGGAACTTCGTCCGCGACGAAAGTCAGCGTCGGCGTCAGGCGAGCCGTAATGTTCTTCCCGACCTCCGAACGGAGGATGCCTTTCGCCGATTCGAGGGCGGCGCGGGTGCCTGCCTGTTCCTCTTCGGTCCCGTAGACCGTGTAGTAAACAGTGGCGTGCTGAAGGTCATTGGTGACCCGAGCATCCGTGACCGTCACGAAGCCGAGGCGGGGATCCTTGATTCGGCGTTCGAGGGCTTGGGCCACGATGACCTTGATGCGGTCCGCCATGCGAGCCGCGCGGGCTGCGTCAGCCATGATCTCTCCTCATGTCATTGCGCCCTGATGGGCGCGGAAAATTGTGCATTCCGTGGAAAACGGGCCGGTGTCCAGGTTACTCCTGGACACCGGCCCGATGCTTCTTCAACCGCTACTCAGGCGGCAGGTCCTTCAACCACGCGATCAGTCGCGGGGCTTCTCCTGCATCTCCCACGTCTCGATCATGTCGCCTTCCTTGATGTCGTTGAAGGATCCGAGCCCAATACCGCACTCGTAACCGTCACGGACCTCGGTTGCATCGTCCTTGAAGCGACGCAGCGACTCGATGTTGAGCGAATCCGCAATCACGTTGCCGTCACGCACCAGGCGAGCCTTGGCATTGCGGCGAATGAGACCGCTCCGCACGATCGAGCCGGCGATGTTGCCCCACTTGGAAGAGCGGAAGACCTCGCGGACTTCTGCGGAACCAAGGTCGACTTCCTCGTACTCGGGCTTGAGCATGCCCTTGAGGGCCTGCTCGACCTCGTCGATGGCCTGGTAGATGACGCTGTAGAACTTCATCTCGACGCCTTCGCGGTCGGCGAGTTCGGTGACTCGCTCGGCCGGACGGACGTTGAAGCCGATGATGATCGCGTTATCCACGGTGGCCAAGTTGACGTCGTTCTGGGTGATAGCACCGACGCCACGGTGGATCACACGCAGCTGAACCTCATTGCCGTCTCCGACCTCGATCTTGAGCAGCGAATCCTCGAGAGCCTCCACGGCACCCGAGACGTCGCCCTTGATGATGAGGTTGAGCGTGTCCATCTTGCCTTCGGCCACGGCCTCGTCGAAGGACTCGAGCGTGACGCGCTTGCGGCGCTTGGCCAGTTGAGCGTTGCGGTCCGCCGCCTCGCGCTTTTCAGCGATCTGACGAGCAGTGCGCTCTTCCTGTGTCGACAGGAACGTGTCGCCTGCCCGCGGAACCGTGGAGAGGCCCAAGACCTGCACGGGGCGCGAAGGACCGGCCTCTGCGACGTTCTGACCGTTCTCGTCGAACATCGCTCGGACACGGCCGTGGGCAACGCCCGCGACAATGCTGTCACCGACGTGCAGCGTACCGGACTGGACCAGCACGGTCGAGACCGCACCACGTCCCTTGTCCAGGTTCGCTTCGATCGCGACACCGCGGGCTTCCTTATCAGGGTTGGCCTGCAGTTCGAGCGCGCCGTCGGCGGTCAGGCAGATGGCTTCGAGCAGTTCCTCGA
This region includes:
- a CDS encoding DUF4345 domain-containing protein, with translation MTHPSSPENNNEQNGHPRGPWENSPESESTGPTGTSRDSAEPSSTAGPGRTEASEPRTRQQPRQPRAEQTRKKTSSTPGPAKTSSKPGKQQDWGIFRAVVALYGLVIIAYGVWQIFAGTASLPGETEDSSATVASSYGALAAVLCGVGAAFVAIAVKFKWANVLWFVCLMIFLGGIGRIFSWAIFGLPHAVMIVVMVLDLVIPPCLLVWHAWISKANRIRTEMSQGAPQAAPRNKRGKKRS
- a CDS encoding aldo/keto reductase encodes the protein MLTHNLRDGHEIPAVGFGTYPMSNAEAEANVAEAIMRGHRLIDTAAQYGNEEGVGRGIHNSGVDREEIFVTTKLAGKDHGYEPTIAAAKESLRKMGLDYLDLYLIHWPNPKVNLYVESWKALIALKDEGLVRSIGTSNFLPEHIDRLGEETSELPVVNQIELQVRQQQEKLRAYHEKNKIVTQAWSPLGRMQGLEDTPELGDIADTIGVTPAQVVLRWMVQNKIVPIPKTSTPERMEENLNVFEWDLSPEQMDVIKRLHTGIAFKGYDPRTHEEF
- the truB gene encoding tRNA pseudouridine(55) synthase TruB: MARHRDRHDDVPSGLVVVDKPAGLTSHDVVARMRKIIGTRRVGHAGTLDPMATGVLILGVNKATKLLTWVSGESKTYSATIRLGQGTVTDDSEGEVSITADPATVDSLEESAINAAVTELTGRILQVPSSVSAIKVGGVRSYARVRSGQDVELEARPVTIDSFDVHDIRRVTATCEGSRETSVVDVDVTVSCSSGTYIRALARDMGARLGVGGHLTRLNRLNIGEVSIDDSSTLEELAQARDEGRTIPMLSVERAAERIFVRRNLNNDEATSLSNGRWIPPNAQTEAGASEASGKRANDIVPACELAAGFAPDGTLVALAQNQCRRGLDVAVPHLVFRSGTTFPVEAERTADS
- a CDS encoding bifunctional riboflavin kinase/FAD synthetase; the encoded protein is MDCFRSLDEIPEEFGPTAVTIGNFDGVHRGHARVIKTVVSEAHSAGLQAVAISFDPHPALVHRPDVPHLPIMGLQDSLDLLKELGLDALVLLPYSLEFARETPEDFIRETFVEGLRAKKVVIGADVRFGRDNSGDLTTMQELGGKYDFEVVVVEDLSTDNDLNDLHDEDPHRRCSSTWIRELLAAGDVEAATQLLGRYHRMRGEVIHGAARGRELGFPTANMSPVSDGLIPADGVYAGWLHDEAGMRWPVAISVGSNPTFEGVSRQVEAHVMGRPHEEVEDFDLYGQHVLLEFVAHLRPMVAYEGMDALIRQMSKDVDDAWRVLGSDEA